A region from the Vicia villosa cultivar HV-30 ecotype Madison, WI linkage group LG3, Vvil1.0, whole genome shotgun sequence genome encodes:
- the LOC131655966 gene encoding uncharacterized protein LOC131655966 — translation LFYCYLQNEYEKRILERDSQEAHGDDVSSHQSDNIIFLDVVGGVDKKGRIYGLGPEAAKYKPSRSSTFDSISSSEYEQMRTVISDLSTENNTLKEKLKTHEDLIRASQEDSRLLREQLFRFMESFSAGHQPPRPDQNPSSPSS, via the coding sequence ttattttattgttatttacaGAATGAGTATGAAAAAAGGATTCTTGAGAGGGACTCACAAGAGGCACATGGAGATGATGTTTCTAGTCATCAATCTGACAACATCATCTTCTTAGATGTTGTTGGAGGAGTAGACAAGAAGGGCCGTATATATGGTTTGGGACCAGAAGCAGCAAAATACAAGCCATCTAGATCTTCCACATTTGACAGTATCTCATCATCTGAATATGAACAAATGAGGACTGTTATTTCTGATTTGTCTACTGAAAACAACACCCTTAAAGAGAAACTTAAGACTCATGAGGATTTGATTCGTGCGTCGCAAGAAGACTCACGTTTGCTTAGAGAACAGTTATTCCGATTTATGGAAAGTTTTTCAGCAGGTCACCAACCTCCACGTCCGGATCAAAATCCGTCTTCACCCAGTTCTTGA